Proteins encoded together in one Anaerococcus murdochii window:
- the pheT gene encoding phenylalanine--tRNA ligase subunit beta: MLVPLIWQKDYIKIDKDLKTITDRLSETGSHVEEVTIHTSDLEGIVVGHVLEQKDHPDADRLKVLTIDVGKNEPITIITNAKNTKKGDFLPVITSGTKMDNGTLIEDHDFFGIVSQGMLTAYSELGYDDSVIPKELREGVIVLAGEFRPGTPASEVLFSNTPVIEYEITPNRSDCLSIIGMARETAASFGEKITYPSLEYSTNGEDINDYANGVEVESHSCLRFTARVVKDVKIEKSPQWLQNYLMLAGVRPINNIVDITNFVMLETGQPLHAYDLDRLAGKKIIVRDAKEGEVIKTLDGEERKLDPTMLVIADDKEAIGLAGVMGGFDSEITNDTKNILLEAASFDADNIRDTSKKLNLRSEASSRFEKGVAVETAEIASKRVMKLIEELGIGTIIGGSFDAGIKENDDKEVKLRITRLNSLTGVKFTKEEAIKNLELLEFEVKDIDEDTILAKAPYFRNDISIEADLIEEVVRLYGMGKIESKPLVSSLKKGERSEMRLLRDDLKHKLVGQKFSELATYSFISPREYDRLGIAKDSKLRDYISLINPLGEDFSVMRTTQIANMLDVIAKNIKYGQKDMRFFELDRTFEKTNDQLPKENLTLTMGLYGDYSFYDMKDFFTEAMRNIGFTGFSYKANENLYAFHAGRCADIYFDGEKIGVIGEISYEVREEYNINKGAIILEINLSQIAQSRITDKKYKQIPKFPAIERDYSFVADRDVESELIENIMKEKAGDLLYKIELFDIYTGKGIADDQKSISYRVWYRKADRTLKEEDIKGVEESILEELKAKNIVLRG, from the coding sequence ATGTTAGTACCTTTAATATGGCAAAAAGATTATATAAAAATAGATAAAGATTTAAAAACAATCACAGACAGACTTTCTGAAACTGGATCACACGTAGAAGAAGTTACAATCCATACATCTGACCTTGAAGGCATTGTTGTAGGCCATGTCCTAGAACAAAAAGATCATCCAGATGCAGACAGATTAAAAGTTTTAACAATTGATGTTGGAAAAAATGAGCCAATTACAATTATAACAAATGCTAAAAATACAAAAAAAGGAGACTTCCTACCAGTAATCACATCTGGCACAAAGATGGATAATGGAACTCTTATCGAAGACCATGACTTTTTTGGCATTGTAAGCCAAGGCATGCTTACAGCTTATAGCGAGCTTGGCTATGATGATTCTGTAATTCCAAAAGAATTAAGAGAAGGAGTAATTGTTTTAGCTGGAGAATTTAGACCAGGAACACCAGCTTCAGAAGTTCTCTTTTCAAACACTCCAGTCATAGAATATGAAATCACTCCAAACAGGTCAGATTGCTTATCTATAATAGGTATGGCAAGAGAAACTGCGGCAAGTTTTGGAGAGAAAATCACTTATCCTTCATTAGAATATTCAACAAATGGAGAAGATATAAATGACTACGCAAATGGGGTAGAAGTTGAAAGCCATTCATGTTTGAGATTTACCGCAAGAGTTGTAAAAGATGTCAAGATTGAAAAATCTCCTCAATGGCTACAAAATTACTTGATGCTTGCAGGTGTGAGACCAATTAATAATATCGTTGATATTACAAACTTTGTTATGCTTGAAACTGGCCAACCTCTCCATGCCTATGACCTTGATAGGCTAGCTGGCAAAAAAATTATAGTAAGAGATGCTAAAGAGGGTGAAGTTATTAAAACCCTTGATGGCGAAGAAAGAAAACTTGATCCAACTATGCTTGTTATAGCTGATGATAAGGAAGCTATTGGTCTTGCAGGAGTAATGGGAGGTTTTGATTCTGAAATTACAAATGATACTAAAAATATCCTCCTAGAGGCGGCAAGTTTTGACGCTGATAATATCAGAGATACATCCAAGAAACTCAATCTTAGAAGTGAGGCAAGTTCTCGTTTTGAAAAGGGAGTAGCGGTTGAAACTGCTGAGATAGCTTCTAAAAGAGTCATGAAATTAATCGAAGAACTTGGCATAGGTACAATTATCGGCGGGTCTTTTGACGCAGGCATCAAAGAAAATGACGATAAGGAAGTTAAACTTAGAATAACTAGGTTAAATTCCCTAACTGGTGTTAAATTTACCAAAGAAGAGGCAATCAAAAACTTAGAATTATTAGAATTTGAAGTTAAAGATATAGACGAAGACACTATTTTAGCAAAAGCTCCTTACTTTAGAAATGACATTTCTATCGAAGCTGACCTTATAGAAGAAGTTGTAAGACTTTACGGTATGGGTAAGATTGAATCAAAACCACTTGTATCTTCTCTTAAAAAAGGCGAGAGATCAGAAATGAGACTTCTAAGGGATGATTTAAAACACAAACTTGTGGGCCAAAAATTCTCAGAACTTGCAACCTATTCTTTCATTTCACCAAGAGAATATGACAGGTTAGGCATTGCCAAAGATTCAAAACTTAGGGACTATATCAGCTTAATAAACCCACTTGGCGAAGATTTCTCAGTTATGAGGACAACTCAAATAGCCAATATGCTTGATGTTATCGCAAAAAATATCAAGTATGGCCAAAAAGATATGAGATTTTTCGAACTTGACAGGACTTTTGAAAAGACAAATGATCAGCTTCCAAAAGAAAATCTCACCCTAACCATGGGTCTTTATGGAGACTATTCTTTCTATGATATGAAAGATTTCTTTACAGAAGCTATGAGAAATATAGGTTTTACTGGTTTTTCATACAAGGCAAACGAAAATCTTTATGCCTTCCACGCTGGTAGGTGCGCTGATATCTACTTTGACGGCGAAAAAATCGGCGTGATTGGCGAGATTTCCTATGAAGTGCGTGAAGAGTATAATATAAACAAGGGTGCAATCATCTTAGAAATCAACTTAAGCCAGATTGCCCAATCTAGAATTACTGATAAAAAATATAAGCAAATTCCAAAATTCCCAGCTATAGAACGTGACTATTCCTTTGTTGCTGACAGGGATGTGGAATCAGAATTGATTGAAAATATCATGAAAGAAAAAGCCGGTGACCTTCTTTACAAGATAGAATTATTTGATATTTACACAGGCAAGGGAATTGCCGATGATCAAAAATCAATTTCTTATAGGGTTTGGTATAGAAAAGCCGACAGGACCCTAAAGGAAGAAGATATCAAGGGTGTGGAAGAAAGTATCCTTGAAGAATTAAAGGCGAAAAACATAGTATTACGTGGATAG